From one Cardiocondyla obscurior isolate alpha-2009 linkage group LG06, Cobs3.1, whole genome shotgun sequence genomic stretch:
- the LOC139103096 gene encoding uncharacterized protein: MKLLVFVLALSCAVAYTSANLANIQSQSDDLVLSLHEPRFRRQTNIKHEQPERGSISIQRGQLLTGSHRQPTWDVNARANVFNKGRTNVDVYGGVSKVPGQRTQPHIGIQAERNFGNNGFIRGHGQLQPGQGGHRVSPSVGVTGGFRFRREAEPQRTSLSFQGSQPLSGPMRQPSWDLNVNRNIMSNGRGNADIYGGVSKVPGQRAQPHIGIQAERNFGNSGFIRGHGQLQPGRGGHGVSPSIGVTGGFRFRREAEPQGTSLSFQGSQPLSGPMRQPSWDLNVNRNIMNNGRTTADIYGGVSKVPGQRAQPHIGIQAERNFGNSGFIRGHGQLQPGRGGHGVSPSIGVTGGFRFRREAEPQGTSLSFQGSQPLSGPMRQPSWDLNVNRNIMNNGRGNADIYGGVSKVPGQRAQPHIGIQAERNFGNSGFIRGHGQLQPGRGGHGVSPSVGVTGGFRFRREAEDADEVELTEEY; the protein is encoded by the exons ATGAAGCTGTTAGTTTTTGTGCTGGCTTTGTCTTGTGCGGTAGCATATACGAGTGCTAACTTGGCGAACATACAGTCACAATCAGACGATCTGGTTCTTTCATTACAc gaaccACGTTTTCGTCGCCAAACTAACATAAAACATGAACAGCCGGAAAGAGGTTCAATATCGATTCAAAGAGGGCAGCTTCTGACTGGTTCGCATCGTCAGCCGACCTGGGACGTTAACGCCAGAGCCAATGTCTTTAACAAAGGCCGAACAAACGTTGATGTTTATGGAGGAGTGAGCAAAGTACCTGGACAACGAACGCAACCGCATATCGGTATTCAAGCTGAAAGAAACTTTGGTAACAACGGATTCATCAGAGGTCACGGCCAGCTTCAGCCAGGCCAAGGAGGTCACAGAGTCTCTCCATCAGTTGGCGTAACTGGTGGTTTCCGATTCAGAAGAGAGGCCGAACCTCAAAGAACTTCACTAAGCTTTCAAGGATCGCAACCTCTGAGTGGACCAATGCGACAACCTTCGTGGGATCTTAATGTTAATCGTAATATCATGAGTAACGGCCGCGGAAACGCCGATATTTATGGAGGAGTGAGCAAAGTACCCGGACAACGAGCGCAACCGCACATCGGTATTCAAGCTGAAAGAAATTTTGGTAACAGCGGATTCATCAGAGGTCACGGCCAGCTTCAGCCAGGCCGAGGAGGACACGGAGTCTCTCCATCAATTGGCGTAACTGGTGGTTTTCGATTCAGAAGAGAAGCCGAACCTCAAGGAACTTCACTAAGCTTTCAAGGATCGCAACCTCTGAGTGGACCAATGCGACAACCTTCGTGGGATCTTAATGTTAATCGTAACATTATGAATAACGGCCGCACAACTGCCGATATTTATGGAGGAGTGAGCAAAGTACCCGGACAACGAGCGCAACCGCACATCGGTATCCAAGCTGAAAGAAATTTTGGTAACAGCGGATTCATCAGAGGTCACGGCCAGCTTCAGCCAGGCCGAGGAGGACACGGAGTCTCTCCATCAATTGGCGTAACTGGTGGTTTTCGATTCAGAAGAGAAGCCGAACCTCAAGGAACTTCACTAAGCTTTCAAGGATCGCAACCTCTGAGTGGACCAATGCGACAACCTTCGTGGGATCTTAATGTTAATCGTAACATTATGAATAACGGCCGCGGAAACGCCGATATTTATGGAGGAGTGAGCAAAGTACCCGGACAACGAGCGCAACCGCACATCGGTATCCAAGCTGAAAGAAATTTTGGTAACAGCGGATTCATCAGAGGTCACGGCCAGCTTCAGCCAGGCCGAGGAGGTCACGGAGTCTCTCCATCAGTTGGCGTAACTGGTGGTTTCCGATTTAGAAGAGAAGCCGAAGATGCTGATGAAGTAGAGCTAACcgaagaatattaa
- the LOC139103240 gene encoding uncharacterized protein, producing MGPDRSLRANIDRRKTSGEDSRRTERDRMAPVWKCDRSLNVEPRAAMLIPARVSRGVTSVYLRIGPQPDLTNTSGPPARREKASGSHSRRACECTCIRGIKKKSEFIRFFAHVLLHRRRTWRISSADLIRCDGFTWRATETRRPRASTKNGKRIHGYPPFSRAPPRVHGADEV from the exons ATGGGTCCTGATCGCAGTCTGAGAGCAAATATAGACCGGCGTAAGACATCGGGAGAGGATTCCCGACGGACCGAACGGGACCGAATGGCACCGGTATGGAAATGCGATCGGTCTTTAAACGTCGAACCGCGCGCAGCTATGTTAATTCCCGCGCGTGTTAGCCGAGGTGTAACTTCTGTTTATCTTCGTATCGGCCCCCAGCCAGATTTAACGAATACGAGCGGACCACCTGCGAGACGCGAGAAAGCCAGCGGCAGCCATTCCCGG CGAGCCTGCGAGTGTACATGTATCCgtggcataaaaaaaaaaagcgagttTATTCGATTCTTCGCACACGTGCTCCTTCATCGCCGGCGTACGTGGCGAATCTCGTCCGCCGATCTGATCCGATGTGATGGATTCACTTGGCGTGCAACGGAAACACGACGGCCGCGCGCGTCAACTAAGAACGGAAAACGAATACACGGAtatcctcctttttctcgcgcgcCTCCCCGGGTACACGGAGCCGATGAAGTATAA
- the Vg gene encoding protein vestigial isoform X1: MSCSDVMYQYYPYLYQTHRPPPPHPTHPHAAPHSHPHANPHAAHHSPARPAPFQPFPAATATHQYDRLNVHQRSLEAAGIELCGAGGSVPQGQPSSAGSVGSAPSPASPRPTPQPRPPLATTTSQPSRTLDDDRSTDGEAINCLGLQQRMFRHVNTCVLIHRLAGVGAGATEDSDDSESRAQYVSANCVVFTHYRGDAASEVEEHFQRALAHDKLKENISPMSMRNFPPSFWNSQHPSDVYEYPTDPWHPHYPQYHHRAVHEYHHHNMAAAASYSGLLLGSARGLGHHTSHHAAHHAHAAATYKEWTSTTPSQSLVDASSAPPYPHGHYAPLSGLESQVQDSKDLYWF, encoded by the exons ATGAGCTGCTCCGATGTGATGTATCAATATTATCCTTACCTCTACCAGACCCATCGGCCACCGCCGCCGCATCCGACACACCCCCATGCGGCCCCGCACAGCCACCCTCACGCTAATCCGCACGCGGCCCACCACAGTCCAGCCAGACCGGCTCCCTTTCAACCCTTCCCGGCGGCCACGGCGACGCATCAGTATGACAGG CTGAATGTTCATCAAAGGTCTCTGGAGGCGGCGGGCATCGAGCTTTGCGGCGCAGGCGGAAGCGTTCCTCAAGGTCAGCCGAGTAGCGCGGGTTCCGTGGGGTCCGCGCCGAGTCCTGCGTCCCCAAGGCCAACGCCGCAACCGCGGCCACCCCTCGCAACCACCACCTCGCAACCCTCGCGGACGCTGGACGATGACAGATCGACAGACGGTGAGGCGATTAATTGTCTCGGTTTACAGCAACGTATGTTCCGTCACGTGAACACCTGCGTATTAATACACCGGCTCGCAGGCGTGGGTGCCGGCGCTACCGAGGATTCGGACGACAGCGAGAGCAGAGCGCAGTACGTTAGCGCGAATTGCGTCGTGTTTACGCATTACCGAGGCGATGCGGCGTCAGAAGTAGAAGAGCACTTTCAACGAGCCCTCGCgcacgataaattaaaag aaAATATCTCCCCCATGTCCATGAGGAACTTTCCCCCTTCCTTTTGGAATAGTCAGCATCCCAGTGATGTCTACGAGTACCCGACGGATCCGTGGCATCCGCATTACCCGCAGTACCATCACAG gGCCGTGCACGAGTACCATCACCATAATATGGCAGCGGCAGCGAGTTACAGTGGCCTTTTGCTGGGTAGTGCACGCGGTCTCGGCCACCATACGTCTCACCACGCGGCGCATCACGCACACGCCGCGGCGACCTACAAAGAGTGGACGTCGACGACACCGTCGCAATCTCTCGTCGACGCTTCTTCGGCGCCGCCCTATCCCCATGGCCACTACGCACCCCTCTCCG
- the Vg gene encoding protein vestigial isoform X2 → MSCSDVMYQYYPYLYQTHRPPPPHPTHPHAAPHSHPHANPHAAHHSPARPAPFQPFPAATATHQYDRLNVHQRSLEAAGIELCGAGGSVPQGQPSSAGSVGSAPSPASPRPTPQPRPPLATTTSQPSRTLDDDRSTDGVGAGATEDSDDSESRAQYVSANCVVFTHYRGDAASEVEEHFQRALAHDKLKENISPMSMRNFPPSFWNSQHPSDVYEYPTDPWHPHYPQYHHRAVHEYHHHNMAAAASYSGLLLGSARGLGHHTSHHAAHHAHAAATYKEWTSTTPSQSLVDASSAPPYPHGHYAPLSGLESQVQDSKDLYWF, encoded by the exons ATGAGCTGCTCCGATGTGATGTATCAATATTATCCTTACCTCTACCAGACCCATCGGCCACCGCCGCCGCATCCGACACACCCCCATGCGGCCCCGCACAGCCACCCTCACGCTAATCCGCACGCGGCCCACCACAGTCCAGCCAGACCGGCTCCCTTTCAACCCTTCCCGGCGGCCACGGCGACGCATCAGTATGACAGG CTGAATGTTCATCAAAGGTCTCTGGAGGCGGCGGGCATCGAGCTTTGCGGCGCAGGCGGAAGCGTTCCTCAAGGTCAGCCGAGTAGCGCGGGTTCCGTGGGGTCCGCGCCGAGTCCTGCGTCCCCAAGGCCAACGCCGCAACCGCGGCCACCCCTCGCAACCACCACCTCGCAACCCTCGCGGACGCTGGACGATGACAGATCGACAGACG GCGTGGGTGCCGGCGCTACCGAGGATTCGGACGACAGCGAGAGCAGAGCGCAGTACGTTAGCGCGAATTGCGTCGTGTTTACGCATTACCGAGGCGATGCGGCGTCAGAAGTAGAAGAGCACTTTCAACGAGCCCTCGCgcacgataaattaaaag aaAATATCTCCCCCATGTCCATGAGGAACTTTCCCCCTTCCTTTTGGAATAGTCAGCATCCCAGTGATGTCTACGAGTACCCGACGGATCCGTGGCATCCGCATTACCCGCAGTACCATCACAG gGCCGTGCACGAGTACCATCACCATAATATGGCAGCGGCAGCGAGTTACAGTGGCCTTTTGCTGGGTAGTGCACGCGGTCTCGGCCACCATACGTCTCACCACGCGGCGCATCACGCACACGCCGCGGCGACCTACAAAGAGTGGACGTCGACGACACCGTCGCAATCTCTCGTCGACGCTTCTTCGGCGCCGCCCTATCCCCATGGCCACTACGCACCCCTCTCCG